The DNA segment aaatagatcttaaggggagcattggtgaaaggattttcatttgttgggctggtgtttgctgctaaatctccatgttccctacccttatgatgaatataactaacatacaggagaaataagtattaacctttaagactaatcatgttaaccttgggttaaataaattcctttcttgattgtaactcactacaccctcaccctataggaatgtaactttatttggaaggtggtgcctggtttaagaaaaaacacccttggaagaaataagttttttggttatcagaaagaaaggatcataaaatgtcagcaggtctcactcatggacagaagatgatgtaccttttttatacatttatgtgaagcacctgattttgataaaggtcaggactgctgactcccgcgtgactctgtattcatccctatgtgtaacaaaacgtatataagcaaacccaaaaataaagaaatcggatcagtttccagaaagactgattcccccatgtcgcttctttcttgcttccgtttttctggctgaattcccatctggagcatggatgctattccacgtaatccaagttattcagcctctttttctccactaatcttcctactgcactatccatttctaatctctctatatctgtgattaaatatgtatttttccaaagacgccgactccgtcccaccttcgaatcaccctggatccaccggggctggaccccggcagcttTTTCTCTAAAGAACTGGAACTTTCAAATCCACTTCTGAAATTTAATCAGCAATCAATTTCTCTAGCTTTCCCCCTCCTCATCAATATTCAGTGCACCTCTTCCAGAGCAATCACACTTTGACTTTTGGCTGTTGCAGTTAATGTTCCTATAGTCTGCCTTTTCACAAAGGGTGGAAGGAAGACTTTGGATGCAGCCCCACTTCCCTGCCTGTCCAGCAGAGCGCGTGCTCTGCAGGTCGCTGAGCATCACTGCAGGACACACGGTCAGGCCCTGGGCCACCTGCGCTTCTTCGTTTCCGTGGTCTCCACACTGGCTTTGACCTCTCCCCTTCAGGAGGGTCCCCTCACGCTGTAGACTGAACATTCCTTTTTCTGTCCCTGTGAATAATTCTGcccttttatttgttcattttatgtgttttatgcAACTCATGGTATCTTTCTGAGCAGAGACTTGAAGGTTTTTGTCCCTGATTTTGCTTTCAGGCCAGGCTCCctgcatgggtttccctggtggctcagatggcaaagaatcacctgccaaagcaggataggtgggttggatccctgggtcagaaagatcccctggaggaggaaatggcaacctgctcccgtattcttgcctggggaaccccatggatgcaggagcctggtgggctacagtccatggggtcacaaagagtgggacccaACTTATCGAGTAGTCAGACAACTCGCTGCACGTGGTTGTCTGGGGGACAGTGAACCCTCTGGTCTGTGCACTGACTCCTCCAGGGGACGGGCCAGTAACTACCCTGCCCAGCACCTCACCAGGAAACCCTGTTAGCTAACTGGTCCTTTAAATCTTCCGTGCAGGTAAAATTAGAGACTTGCTGTCTGCAAATTCAGTTAACCCCACAACACGTCTGGTTCTCATGAATGCCATCTACTTCAAAGGAAACTGGGATAAACAGTTTAACAAAGAGCATACTGAGGAAAGGCCATTCAGAGTCAGCAAGGTAAGCAAGAATGTTTCATTAAGCGAAGGAGGTTTTGGAAATGGTCCCTGGGGTCCTCTTAGTTTATGGATCCTGCCAGGAGGCTGACCTTCAGGAACGTGAGCCTCGTGTGGCCTTGGCGGCCCAGATGTGGATCCGGGCAAACCCTGGCTTCCTCTCCCCCGCTCCTCCTCTGCTGTGTCATCAGGGGCGGTCCGTGCGGCGGGTGTACCGTGTTGTATAGCACATCCCACGGGGCAGCTCGCAGCTCTCTGGGCCTGCTAGAGCCCCCGAGACCCAGTTCAAACTCCAGACTGTGGCTGTGATGCTCATGGGCCTGGATCCTACCATCTGACCCCTCCTGTCAGGCGCTACCTACACAGACGCCTTTCTCTGCAGGGCGTCCAGGACCCTTCCTAGCGGTCTCCACGACCCGGGTTCCTGGTTCCTGTGTCCCTCCTCTGACTCTCACAGAGCCCGTGGCCTCTCACAGTGGCTCTGATGCCCCAGAGCCCCTCGGGCCCGTGTGCAGGACCCGGGAGGTTACTTGGAAGTTTTCCTGAGGACGGTGGCTGGGCTGAGAGTGGCGGGGGTAGGAAGCACAAGTGAGATTGCCTTGTGGTTTTCTGATCCTTGTATCTATTTACTCGGCTGTGCGGGGCTCCTTGCCGCTCAGCCTTTCCTGCCGCTGCCGAGGCGGAGGCCCTCTGGGCTCGGGGCTCGGGCTTCTCGTGCTGGTGCTCTCCTGGTGCGGagctgcggctcccgggctctcagcccaggctcagtagctgtggcccgtgGGCTTAGAAGCTCCTGtgctgtggggtcttcccagaccagggctggagcctgtgtctcctgcattggaaggcggattatttgcccctgagccaccaggcagtgCTGTTGTCTTTAAAACCAGAGCCCACATGGTTGTTCATGGTCAGCTGTGGGCGGGAAGGCCAGGCGCCCAGGACACGGCAGGGTTTGACGGCGGGATGAGTGGTGTCGCCATGAGCAGAGGTGGGAACGTACAGATGGAGCAGGTGGAGGGGACACGAGCCGCCAGTGTGCGAGCCGAGCTGGAGGCTCCTTTGCGTCCAAATGCGGATGTCAGGCCGGCAGGGGCCGGGGGCGAGGTCCTGCCGGGAACGTCCGAGTGGAGCCCTCCTGGGTCAGCAGGAGAACAGCAGCCTGAGGCCTGAGCGCTGGGAACCAGGGGTGGGATCTGGAGCCGTGCAGACGAGCTGACGATGCGGAGCTGGAGGGGGTGGTCTGGAGACAAGACAGAGTGTGTGGGCGCAGGGGGCCGGCTCTGATGACTCGTCCCGCGTGTCCACAGGTCTTGTTTCAAGTTAACGTTTATCCATTTCCTTTATAGAACGTGGAGAAACCTGTGCAAATGATGTTCAAGAAGTCCACCTGTAAAATATCCTACATTGGAGAAATAAGCACCCAGATTCTGGTGCTTCCCTACGTTGGCCAAGAGCTGAACATGGTCATCCTGCTGCCCAGCGAAAGCACTGACGTGTACACGGTAACCAGGCAGCTGTGGCCTGAGGCTCGGCTCTCGTCCCGATCCGTGCTGGGCACTGGGCTCCGGGAACTCGTGTGTGGCCCGCAGGGCACGGTGTGTGGGTCACAGCAGACGGTCCCTGGGGCAGCGGTGCTGCAGACCCTGAGATCTTCTACCTTCTCCTCCAGGTGGAGAAGGCCCTGACCTACGAGAAATTCGTCGCGTGGATGAAGCCGGATGCGATGGACGAGGAGGAGGTCGAGGTGTTTCTTCCCCGGTTTACGCTGGAGGAGACTTACGACATGGAGTGTGTCCTACAAGAACTGGGCATGACTGACGCCTTCGAGGAAGCCCAGGCTGACTTCAGAGGGATGTCGACCCGGCGAGACCTGTACCTGTCCAAGGTCGTGCACAAGTCCTTCGTGGAGATCACCGAGGAGGGCACGGAGGCCGCGGCTGCCACAGGGGCAGTGGTCATGATGCGCGCCCTCAGTGTCGTGCCCCGGTTCTGTGCCGACCGccccttcctcttcttcatccagcatggcaAGACCGGGGCCATCCTGTTCTGCGGCCGCTTCTGCTCGCCGTGACGAGGTGGTGGGGGCCCCCTGTTGCTCCTCACGGCTCTCCCCATTCTCTGCGAAGAGTCTGGAACCCCAAGTGACCTTGGCAAAAGTCCACAAATAAAAGGCTGATTGTGActgcccctgtgtgtgtgtctgtgggtgtctgtgtgtgtgtctgtgtgtgtgtgtgagtgtgtctgtgtatctctgtgtctgtgtgtgtgtctctgtgtgtgtctgtgtgtctgtgtgtatatctgtgctgtgtgtgtgtctctgtgtgtctgtgggtttctgtgtgtgtgtctgtgctgtttgtgtgtgtgtttgtgtgtgtgtctgtgtgtctctgtgtgtgtctgtgtgtctctgtgcgtgtctgtgtgagtgtgtctgtgtgtatctttgtgtctgtgtgtgtgtgtctgtgtatctgtgtgtgtgtgtctttgtgtctgtgtgtgtacatgtgtctgtgtgtgtgtatgtgtgtgtctttgtgtatctttgtgtctgtgtgtgtctgtgtgtatctctgtgtctgcgtgtgtgcctgtgtgtatctttgtgtctgtgtttgtatgtgtgtgtgtgtgtgcacctgtgtgtgtgtgtgtctctgtgtgtgtgggggtctgtgtgtgtatgtctctgtgtgtgtgtatctgtgtgtctgtgtctctgtgtgtgtccgtctctgtgtgtctgtgtctgtgtgtgtgtgtgtctgtgtgtatgtttttgtgtCCCATGCCTTCTCGGAGCTGCAGCTCCCATCGGAGGTGGGCGCTCGGTGGTCCTGCTGGTGGCGAGCACTGGCTGCCTGCTCTCTGGGTCCTCCCTCCGCCCGCCCCGTCCAGGTCCTCGGGGAGCGCGCTCTGCTCCGGGCCTGGAAGGatgagcagggcttccctgtctCCATTGCTCGGTGGCCCTGCTCCTGAGACCAGAAAGAAGCAGAGGCTACGGCAGCCACGGGGAAGGGGAGCAGGCCTCAGAGACCCCCGAACGTGAGCCCTCCATAaaccaggagaagaggggagggcCGTGGACCCAGACCGGGAGAAGTCCATCCCCGAGCCACTGTGTCTGCATTGGAGGGTCTGTGGTCAGAGGCCTGTTCAAGTGCTTGACCGTCCACACTCTCTGAGCATGTTCAGTTGCCCCCTGGGGTCATAGATGAGCAGACAGGCCCTGTTCTCGAGATGGGGGCTTTTCAGACCACGTCATGGATGCATGCTGGGTGACTTTCCATCCTCCCGCAGGTACCGGAGAGAAAGAGGCGGCTAAGGTttcaaccagtgcatcctaaaggaaatcagtcctcaatgttcagtggaaggactgatgctaaacgtgaaactgcaatactttggcccctgatgcgaagagctgactcacttgaaatgattgaaggcaggaggaaaaggggacgacagacgataagatggttggatgccatcaccaactcaatggacatgagtttgagtaactccgggagttagtgatggactgggaggcctggtgtgctataggccatggaatcgcaaagagtccgacacgaatgagcgactacACCGCACGAAGCTTTCTGCAGCCGCCCGTGTTCCCTGCTGAGACATGGGGCCCGCGCCTAGCCGATGCTGAGGTTTGAGTGGAGAGCAGTGCGGGGTCCACTGGCCTCCCTCTAACCTGAAGTGAGCTGTCTGTCCAGCCAGGGTCAGAGGCGTCTGTCCTTCGTCCCCATCAGGCCATCAGCAGCAACCTGTGAGGATGGACGCCATGGTCCCGGGTGTTACAGAATCTGTCACACAGCTCGGCCTCTGCCCATCTCTCTCTTAGCTGAATCTACTGCGTTAAATGTCATTGGCAGTTTCTTCAAAACTGTGTTTTTCAATATGatcctattaaaattttaatagaattgCCTTATAATCTCCTGTGCGTTTGTCATCAATAAACTCGGAATTCCTGTCCTCGTCAtagtccttccctggtggctcaggccgGGAAGagtcgcctgcagtgcaggagaccgggcttcgatccctgggttgggaaggtccccgggAGAtactggctccccactccaggattccggcctggagaatcccacaaactcggggtcgcagagagtcagacgtgaccgagCCACGCTCGCCGTCACTTACCATCCTCCCGGTTGATCTTGTCTGTGACCAGCTCTGGCTTCAAGGAGGGGTGGCCGGTGGGCCTCCCTGGGCCCCCCAGAAGGACCCCCGGCTCGGTGCTCTGCTTTCATTGTCTTCAGAGTCTTTATAGCTTTTGAGCAGAGGGTCCTGCATTCTCATTTTGCACCAGCCCTGCAAATTACGGAGCCAGTCCTGCCGTGGACTACAGAATTTTTTATGGAGAAAAGTAGTCTTTTTTCAGATGCTGAGTACCAGTCAAGCGCAAAGCAAATCCTGAGAAATGGAAGATCTCAATCCAGTCTTTTCACGTTAAAATATATAGACATTTTGGTCGGGATATTTCTATACTTGGCTTTTGAACTCCAGACAGCATGTGTTTCCATGAGAGAAACAGATAGCACAgtttagtcactctgtcgtgtctgactctgcaagcccatggactgcagcatgccaggcctccctgtccatcaccaactctcggagcttacttaaactcatgtccatcaagtcggtcttgccatccaagcatctcacctGTGCcgtcccttcccctcctgcctttgatctctcccagcatcagggtcttttccagtgagtcagatctttgcatcaagtggccaaagtattagagtttcagcttcagcatcagtccttcccatgaacattcaggactgatttcctttaggatggaatggttggatctccttgcagtccaagggactctcaagagtcttctccaacaccacagttcaaacgcatcactattcggtgctcagctttctttatgtccagctctcccatccatacatgaccaccggaaaatcGAGGTAGCCCAGTGTGACAGTCAATTTTGTGTGTCGCCTTGACTGGCTCAGAGGACCAGTTAACTGGTCTAACACCCATCGAGATGTTGCCGTGAAGGTAGTTTTTACAGGAGACGAGGAATAAATGAGTCGACTCTGAGTAAGGCAGACTGGCCGCCAGCACGTGGGGGGGCCTGGTCTAGTCAGCTGACAGTGACTGAGGTCCCTAAGGAGGAGGCGCTTTCCTCCAGAGGCCTGTGGACTCAGCTGCACAGAGgtcttcccttcccccacctcctgcaGCAGGCACaggctcccctcccttcctctctctctgttcAAACCTCAGAAACCACTGGAAAGTGGTGGCTGTCTGCTTAGTGCCTGCACTGCCCAGCCCTGTAATTCCACTCCTCACTCTCAGCCTCCCGGAAGGAGGGCTCGACGGTCCTGGCAGCTTGCTCTGCCTGTACTTGCAACATTCCTTGGTTATCTGAGGTCACAGGTGCAGGTGGCATGTTCCTCCCTCCTGGGAAGGAATAGTTATCCTCCTCTTCCGAGCCAGCGTCCTCAAGTCAATGTCCCTCTGGCCTTTGGCTCACCCTCAGTGCtccttgggcttcccgggtgaggaatccgcctgccagtgcagcagatgaagggttatccctgggtcgggaagatcccctggaggaggaaacggccaactccaggattcttgcctgggaaaccccgtggacagaggagcctggtgggctacagtccccggggcctcagagttggacacaaattagcgACTGAGCAAAGCAAGTGAAATAAATCCTGGAGCAGCAGAGCTGCTGGTTGACACGGTCGCACCCCCATCCTTGCCTTATGCACCCAGCCCTGCTTTTGTCCAGAGGTGTCCCCAGAGGCACAGACAGCCCTTCCCCAGCTTGATGGAATGGTCTTATAACTGCAGaatcaagtatggatgtgagagttggatcataaagaggactgagcgtcaaagaattgatgcttctgaactgtggggttggagagaCTCTCGacagtcccttcgactgcaaagagatcaaaccagtcaatcctaaaggaaatcagtcctgaatattggaaggactgatgttgaagctgaagctccaatactttcgccaccagATGCAAacacctgactcattggacaagaccctgatgctgggaaagactgagggctggaggagaagggggtgacagaggatgagatagttgcatggcatcaccgactcgatgagtttgagcagactcgggagttcatgatggacatggaggcctggtgtgctgcactccatggggtcacaaagacttggacatgactgaggggctgaaatgaactgaacaaggGGTTTCTTTTGTTAAGAATCCTTCGAATGGAAAATGAAGGTAAAACttctggcaaaccacttcaggacATGGGGACTTAAATGTGGCTCTTCTTCACCGAGAATCGCACTGTTTTTCTGCGGAACTCTTTTCTGGATGGTGGTGAAGACAGAAATCTGAAGGCGGGCCAGCAGCAGTCGGGGGCTCTCTGCGGTTCTCAGCTCAGACTCACCTGATTCCTCAGCACGTCTCCCCTGCTTAGAGCTGGGTCACTCCTGCCCTGCCCCCGGCGTGCCGCTCTGGGCTCTGAGAGCTGAGTGTGCGTGGTTCTGGCTCAGAGAAGGGTTGGCGGCGGGTGCCCAGGGAATGGGGCTCTCGCCCACCAGGGCCTGTTGCCCAGAGTCACTGGTTATGAGCCCCGGTAACCAGGACTGGCTGAGTAAACAGGTGAGTAAACAGGTGTTTTGGTTTCCGATATCCGATCACCACAGACTCAGGGTGAATGTGTCCTGAAACCTCACCGTACGCATGACATTAACATACGCTCCATATCATGTGTGTAATTCACATGTAATGTGATCAACAACAGCAGTTAGCGCCAGGGTGTGTGCACGTTCGCCTGAGATGCGTCCAGGGATCCCATTGGGCTTCCCCGGGGTCCTGGTTCTGCTCATGGAGCAGGTAATCTCTGGCCGGGCTGGGGGTCAGGGTGGTGTGGTGGATACAGGAATCACCTAAACTCTCATTGTGACAAAGTCTCCGCTGGgtctggaaaattctgtgaaATTGCTGGTGaagcattttcactttcatttctatataTGCCCTTTCCTGTATTCCCCAGGCCAGGTTAGATTTAGTCCCAAACAGATTTTTCCTGTCTTCCTCCGGTTATCATGGTTTATGCCCTCCTGGGCTGAATGAGTCTGTGACATCATTATCAGCTGGTGGGCACTGTCCCCCTTGAAGACAGGTGGCACGCCCGGAGGTGTTTCTGTTGTCCTAATGGAGGGAGGCGCAGCTGGCCTCTAGTGGAGGGGCACAGGAGCCACGTCAGGAATGGTCATCTGACCCCACTTGTCAGCAGTACTGCCTGTGAGCAATGCTGGCTGGACACATAGTTGGGCCCCTTTCACGTTGGAACCCACCACATCTCCAGCACAGCGATGTGTCTGGAGGTTTCTCTTTGGGGGCCTAGTGGGTGACGTGCAAAGTCAGTGGTGGTATTTCCCGTCAACAGTGGTGGAGACAGATGTGTACCAAGCTTCCCATCACTTCTCACTGAAGTTAACAAATGTGACACGCACTGTCTTCTGCCCACCAACTCTGTGGAGCTAATAGGTGTAACTGCTGTCAGGAAGTCAGGTTCAGACATTCATGAGAAGGAAATACAAGCAACGCTGGCACAAGTCTTAAACACGGGCTGAGAGATACACGTCTGAAACTCTGATTTTGAATTTGAATATTGCTTGTGAATTATGTCTGCTCCTTTCTTGTTTCTGAGGCCCCCCTCCTTGGCATCACGTCATACGCCCACCCCTTGTACCCCAGCCTGTGCGTCCCCCCGACTCCCTGTTCCCG comes from the Capricornis sumatraensis isolate serow.1 chromosome 22, serow.2, whole genome shotgun sequence genome and includes:
- the LOC138097871 gene encoding serpin B6-like, which encodes MDELSEANGTFALTLLKKLGEDNSKNVFISPLSLSSALAMVFMGAKGNTAAQMCQTLSLSKSSGGGEDVHLGFQKLLSEVNRTGTQYLLRTANRLFGEKTYDFLLSFKDACRVFYQAEMEELDFVSASEESRKRINTWVAEKTGGKIRDLLSANSVNPTTRLVLMNAIYFKGNWDKQFNKEHTEERPFRVSKNVEKPVQMMFKKSTCKISYIGEISTQILVLPYVGQELNMVILLPSESTDVYTVEKALTYEKFVAWMKPDAMDEEEVEVFLPRFTLEETYDMECVLQELGMTDAFEEAQADFRGMSTRRDLYLSKVVHKSFVEITEEGTEAAAATGAVVMMRALSVVPRFCADRPFLFFIQHGKTGAILFCGRFCSP